DNA sequence from the Salvia splendens isolate huo1 chromosome 19, SspV2, whole genome shotgun sequence genome:
tggtctgtgtttgtgcttgtgttagtgtcctgttaggtatagttttttttattttgtgtgttgattgggcttaaaactcaactgtcttgagctgacggtgaggggaattgagggaaataagacatgctggaaaacagaaaccaccccccttagtacctcctagccaggatagatgatgtgagtatgagagaaaagcccatacttagagccatacacgaaagccctcttaaaatgtgagttatgagctttaagtggaaccactttccacatgcttagaaaagaaaagagcggctgccacaaattgcctagggtgaagtgactgcgtgtagcaacactgaaggcagtaggaaccccccccaaaaaaaacacctttagaacctcttttctaactctttatacccagataaatacccctagccactgggactgtgtgtgtgcaaggcatgaagcGAATGAAGTTTACTGGCTAGAagggtgtacaagaaagcagaatccagctggacaagaaagtttggaagaaaatcggccaaggagtcatcccaggcccaaaaagaaggtataagggtggcgaagccacaggggaaaaagaaaaaaagggaagaagaaagaatatgaagaaaatggtcagaagaaaaaaaactcggccacacaaaaaaaaaaattgaagaaggaataagggtggcgaagccacaagaaacTACTGACCAGTAGGAGATcatagccagaagcgccagccaagagaaacaacaaccaagagcccaaatgcacacagttccccacctcaataaagcagaaattttgaacctagagccttaggaacatacaccccaaaacattacaagcaaatagcccatcTACAAGCTTTTAAGTCCTTCAGtcgctgcacgtgagatctaagtccgaagcatttTGTGGTCcagcaattagagagaacagtcctaatactcctggtgaggtatgagtgactgagtgaacctagtgttcggccgagagtgtgggcgatcttgacaaacggatgtactgactgggaaagaaaaggggggcggcagaagttcaaggctgtctaaggccagattgcacctgatcccgaggggagggatggttgaaaatatagcccgatctttgtgttttagtctttttatgtttgtttggtgtttttttttctatgtttgttcaagtgtttttctttgcgtcgtagtatagagtctagtttaggtagagtcggtcaggggagtaaccaggctagaattcgacttatttcttttttttttgttcttcacgcttgaggacaagcatgtggtaagtgtgagcagtttgataagtcgtattctaggcctgggttactggtcagtatgatgtgcatatttgaattttatctgcaaaacaagttgcttaagcgtgcaggttgagtgttctagccagtaggcaaagcttcagatacttcaggtgaaaagggcgtcaggacgattacgtactgaccagaatacatgcaaaaatggctcgagatggagaagaaggatagctgggactgatcaatcacaattaagggcaaagaagtcatctcaccgcaaggttttaccctaaaatcaagggtaagcttccctataaaaggaagccacttggagagagaaaagagatcatctatttttcatcatcatcactcttaggtagaattctctcagtagttcagtccttcagcccagtctaGAGTCttgttcctcgccactgccatggtcacttgaagattaagaagttcccagagttccagacgttctcatccagtcagcaagatcgtagttagaagttccatcgcccggcgtggcaaaacacttttatttcgctttcgtagttaaattgcttgtttttccttacgctggatctttgtttgcttttgaatttcaccgcctagaagtactttgtttgaagatccaaacatgttttatgctatgaagttgttttctattcagtttacttcgccgatctcttttccttttgcctagttagcttagatctagagtttctggtcgttttgagtatcgaatcgtgtgtttccagttagtagtttatttcttcgagttagcataatctgtttacttttatttcatagaggtttgtttcatgcaaggtgcagttatgtgtttcctgttttcttccatgctgatcagtaggcgggatttcagtttcgatgtttgatttttgatttggaatgtttgattgtagatctgtgttcgtgagttattaatctgtgtttttatggtgctgaatctggtttgttttctgattttagtttgtgtttgttgaagaagatgatgtccatatccaagtttgggaccactttgcttttcagacgctttttgctttttgtccttcacctttagtacaccctgcagatctgtcagcctagtcaccacaactaccacttattctctgtttttctgtttagccttttatagaaacctagtactttccgcatattttctgttacaccgcatccaccataattccacgtacaccactacatgtcgaccaccattcacccttcctagtcagtaggacaccatcttaatttcccgtctaggtagagactcaacccaagcgtggtagctaaccaaacctttccaaaatatcaccgcaatctgtccaaccgtcaccatctctgtgggattcgacccctaccttcactatactacccagtagaagagggttgaggaatctttgaaaccatggtctaggcttagttaggatctctatcctgaccagtaggatatatccttgcttgaacgacacctacgcacccctgGTCCTTTCAATGACCGTCGAAGGTGAGGAATTTGTCTCGGCCTACGCCATGTCCTCTTCCATCTGCAACCCCATCTTGAGGTACCTCCACCGAGCCAAGACCCAATTGATGTTTGCTCAGATTGACGGTGGAAGAGTATCCCAAACCCAGCTCGATGTGATGTGGTGTCTTCTCACTAAGAGGGGGATCAACTTTGGGATCCTCTTCACTACTTACGTCGACCACGTCTCCAAGAAGGACGGGAGTACAATTTGTTGCGGCGGATTGATCACAGCGATTGCCGAACACATTGGCATCCCGACTACGGACTTTACCGCGGATGTGGGGGAAATGTTTATCACTTATGAAGTGCTCTTCTCAGTAGGGCTTTTGAAGACCGATTCGAGTGGTCAACCGTTCTTCCTTCAAGTAGAGCAGGATCATTTTCATGTTCCTATTCCATATTTGACCAAGGTCGACACGTGGGACCACCAAACCATGTGGAAGCTTGACACCCACACACACCGAAGAGTCATCGAAGCAAAACCCATTCAAGGGGAGTTTAGGAAGAGAAATGTCCCGATGCGCATCCCCGCATTCGACCCCGAGGAGGACTCCGCCTTTGACGCGATTGATCAATATCATGACGGCGGAGAGCATTCACATGCTCAAGGGAGTGGGGCACCGCCCCCACAACAAgaataagagaaagaagaagaagtagAGGGCCACCAACGCAATAGGAAAAACCGCCGACGAGAGAGGCCGGATCCCGCCGAGGACTTTCAAGCCAACACTTCCGCCCGCTTAGGAGAAATGTTCTCCTACATGCAAAACATGTCCAACACTTGGGACAACCGTTGGGCGGAGCAACAACAAGCAAATGTCTTCAACCAACAAGGTTGGGTGGCGGAGCAAGATTTTTGTGAGGCTAAACGGCTCGCGGATGTGCAGCAACATCAACAAATCACCGAGCTTCAAAGGATGGCCGTCGAGGCTCAAGAGAAGCGCCAAACGATGAGCAATGACATTGCATACCTCATTGAAGCCTTCGATGACCTCAACACTCGCTTCCCTCCTCCTCAATAATGATCTTTGAAGAAGTCTAGCTCATGACTTTAAATGAGCATTTGTACCATATTctagttgtttttgttttgaagacaatttttatttttatgttttgacaGTTTTTGCCTATGTTTTTAAGTactttttgtgtttaattttcGTTTTTGTGTTGATTGAATTTTTCGCAAGTTCTGGACTATTCCCAGCGACCGCTGTGGCGCGCGCAGCGGCTCGCTGGGCACTCACTGGAAACATTTTGATCATCGCTAGCGACTGCTGGATTACAACAAGCGACCACTGCTCAATTGTAGTTTTCTAgcgtgattttttgaattttttgaatttttgcccCGTCCAGCCACTACGCGAAAAATTCaaggtatgttttctttttagtagtttactcacgtcgCTACCGACTCtgcaaacttattttacactttgttgtatatatgtttggggggatgaagtggtggaccgtgagtttaggttCTTCTTttagggttttaattttatgtttttgtttttgttttaaaaaaaccCGAAAGTGAATCCATGTCATAAACatagcatgaagaacttagaaacacgtatgtttagggacacattagaccgagttgccaatgatatgaagttcttttcatctttgattaagtatggcttgacgtcttgatttgatggtttggtgaaaaggtgcaaattagtgaattgcttgttcgtcttgaatcatgcttatataccttgtgagatttgagcctaaaTGCTTATATACCTTGtgagaaaaattataaaaagtagtgtgcttaaacatagaaaagtgcaagttgtgaaatagtgaaaattcaaaatgtgtgcttgatctagaaaggatgcttatgaaaaagaaaagaaaacgaaaGAAATGATGCTTATAAAAAAAAGGttgtgaaaagaaaagaaaagaaaagggagAAAGATCAAAGGATtggaaaagtgagttgaaggagaaaaaCAAGTGTTAGAAGTGTCTTGGGTTTTTAgaaaagtggagtcatttttactctacttgggatatatttatttttgagtcactttttagccaaatattcctcacctaccaaagagcctacaatacaacaaaaaataaagacctttcggacttcTGATGCTTAATCACCTCTAGTAAAGGAGTGATTAGACTTTGAgtaagcctatggtaaactttgcttgatgcatgatttgagagCTTATACACATTACCTACATACATTTTGAGAGTGagtgctcacacttaccacatgcttgtcctcaagcgtgaagaacaaacaaaaaggaataagtcgaattctagcctggttactcccctgaccgactctacctaaactagactctatactacaacgacgcaaagaaaaacacttggtcaaacacagaaaaacacacaaacaagtataaacactaaaacaaaaaaaaatttgggctatattttcaaccatccctcacctcgggatctggtgcaatccggccttagacagccttgaacttctgccaccccccattccttcctggtcagtacatccgtttgtcaagatcgcccaaactctcggccaaacactagattcactcggtctctcatacctcaccaggaatgttgggaccgcattctctcaatatgctcaaccacgcttgcttcggacttggatctcacgtgcagctactaaAGGGCTTAAAGGcctgtaatggggctattgggttgcagtgttttggggtggatgttcctaaggctctaagttttcaaaattcctattttattgatgtggggggggaactgtgtgcattaggcttctgatcagttgcttctggcttgggtctccaactggtcagtatcatcttgtggctttgccacccttattccttctcttttttctgtggtcaagtttctgaccatttttctccatattcttctttctctttttcctttgtggcttcgccacccttataccttctttttttttttggactcgggataactccctggtcgattttcttccgaaccttcttgcccagctggagtctgctttcttgtacatctttctggccagtgagcttcattcgcctcacgccttgcacacacacagccccagtggctaggggtatttatctgggtaacaGAGTTGGGAAAAGaggttctaagggtggttttttttttttttttttgtgggggggttttcctactgccttcagtgtttgctacccgtggtcacttcatcctaggaaatttgtggcagcctctctttcttttcaatatttgtggaaagtggttccactttaagcttataactcacattttaagaggctttcgcgtttggctctaagtatgggcttttctctcatactcacatcatcttgcctgactaggaggtactagggaaGGTGGTTttggttttccagcatgtcttatttccctcagttcccttcaccttcagctcaagacggttgagttttaagcccaattaacacacaaattaaaaaaaaaaactatacttaacaggacactaacacaagcacaaagactacacatatatacatactcatcatactggtcattgcgtcccccctcccacttcacaagtgtctgccctcagatagggctgtgaagtggaaaaggtaatggccagtatgatggacacatagacaaacagacaaaaacaacaaattaacactaaaacttctcacacttagactatggaataggctaagtgggagagtttgaaaacctaaacagaccaacaaaacacacaggtatacaaaactcctcacacttaggccgtgcaacgggctaagtgtgagcctgcatgcttacgaaaaacagaaaacataaacacatgcgccaaaagacaaacccttaacttctcacacttagactatagaataggctaagtgttatgaatggggtttgcgcacaaacagaaagtatactacctagacacacaaaacacaattaaaaacgaaaagctaaaaaaaaaagaaaaaagaaagaaaaactaactggtcagatgggggtggtggtcacttgttcctcctgctccttcgcggggcaggttgtggtgcaggtggttctacCGGTGTCTCCTCCTCCTTCTCGGCTTGCTGGTTCCCAGAatctgccgactcttcggctTCTCCTTCCTCGTGTTCTTTCTCTGCTTCCTTTGTCTCGGGTAATTCCTCCTCGGATACTCGTGGTTCCTTAACTCGGCCTCCATGGCCCCTTGGTGCAACAGCTTGTTCCTTCCTCAGGCTTGTGACTTCATTCAATAACTCATCCATCACGGATGCCATTCTGCCCATCTCCGTTATCAGTTTCTGGTTCTCATCTCCAAGCCTAGTAACAATCGTCTCCAAGGCTTCTTGCCTCTGACGCTGTCTCGTCTGCCCAGCAGAGTCCTTCAACAGTCTTTCCATTACTGCTGCCAATTTCATCACTTCCGCTTTCAATTGTTGATTTTCTTCCTTCACCTCTTCCATCGCTTCCTCGATCTTCccttgacgctgttcctggtccggtgccggtgcttcatgagctgctgccaaccgagcagtgggtgtagcttcctctcccattgcgtagaagtgtggcacgccttgcctcatgtataccgcattcgtccggacgaatgcctcatgtataccgcattcgtccggacgaatagcggggtatcaaacaatcctggggcgtctaccatcgtcaagggggttaagtcttcgtcctctgaaatggtgatgttgtttctcacaaagactcccaagatatggcaaaGGGAAATATTCCGagctgggtgggtagcgatgaggtgacatgtgtatgcagtccagaaccctaagtgcaacttcttgcctctcttggcacaccacataagatacaattccgtcatcgatgtttggactgccgaattcgactgtcctaaaaggttgtaacccaagaagagttgaaccaggcgtagattaggatcgttgagatgaatagatcgggagatagtggactaaaactgtcctgccccggggtgagtaagctcttcccaagctacctggggctcaaagtccacatgcctgcggggaatccccctctccctatctctccactcgggccctatggcctcctccaaactgcatatccctagccgaacagtccattcaatcaaattcatcctaatctctcctccaaataccctgaaactgatacactctacatccaaatccattgtgaccttgaatcgaaaggtggcgaaaaattctttggccaaatcgaccggaacattcaaactctcattccttaacagccattcaaaacccaattcatggaaaagggcgagaaacgattcccgaacctttaattcatctaacgagaggagatgaattacctttccagacttaaccttcttgccttttgcgttcttggtgcgatagatggattggagctcctaggagtcaaaaaattgcatcccctccaccacgtcatctgtgagctccaccgtccaacgcttatatcagagcggttctgcaggtggatgcaatagttcccgatgatcgttagggagttgctgctccttgtactcctcatcttccatggtcgtatcgctaccggattcagattcttcactgatctcatattcactgccactctgtgtttgccgggttgatggggtcctctggtcagcctcagtgatcactatgcctgtgttcacggtacgcggttttttggtactcggcttgttcttcacaacgacttttcttttcctttttctttctatctggtacctggcttcctcctcagcttgGAGTAAGGCCTCGTCCTTCTCAGATCCAGCAGGCCTTCCTGACTCTGATGTGAGGTTCGGTCCCCCAGCCATTCCTTCCGTTGTTGTGCCCGGTTCGTTCTGTACTGGAGACACCCCTGTGTCTTCCTGATCAGTAGCTTGAACAAGTTCACCTTCAGCCTTTTTCAGAGTGGCTCGCTCTTCCTTGCTTGCGATCTCTATGGGGTCCTCCGTCGTGTTTGGTTTGGCCCTGCTGGAGGCCCACTTACCTAAACAACGTTGTGATACCCTCTGCGGCTTGGGTGAGTCTGCCTTGGGGTCTGCTTTCACCACCAGTTTTCGCTTGACCGGAATCGGTTTTACAACCTGAGGTGCCACTGGGGTGGGTGCCTCTACTTCCGGCTctgctgtctctgttcctgcATCCTTGGCTTCCGTAGACGCAGTACCTTCCTCTTCTACTTGTACTCTATCATCCCCGGCTTTCACTTGGGGGTCTACtggttctttttctttactcggtACCTCTCCTTCCCTTCCTACCAACGGGAAAGGTCGGCCTTCTGGTATGGTTCCTGATGTGGCTTTCTCCCTGTTTcctactgcccccaatgcgaggtctagaccctcagccattggtgTAGTGTCCTGTTCTCTCCGGTtgaccctgttcagaatcgagtcaaattcttcgtctgtcatGAGGCCTTGTTTCctggccgattcattcaaatctatttccggCCTTCTCACTGCTTGCAATACCGGCTCCTCCTCGGGCGTCCTCTTTGTACCTTCGCTCCCCAGAGTCATCTTGCCTGGACTCGACTTTTTcttacgctcctcagagtcggagtcgtaatgtgcgGCGATAGCGTCGAGTTCTGCCGATTCCGGTACTGAATCTGCTGCATGGCTTACCAACGCAGGCGGAGCTTCACTGGATGTGGTTCCGGCGCCCCCCGTTTGACCAAAAccagtcaatgccgccgtccagtccctagttgggtcctgttggcaaagaaattccatcatggcatccaaggAAACCATGGGCGATGGTTGAGCGACGGGTGCTGGTGGGGCTGGCTGTGGTCGTGCCTTCGGGGTTTCTCGGGGGCTGGGTTTGTTTTTCTTGGCGAATGCCTTCTTACCCATGAGtggaaatctgcgatttagtggtgaaaaggtagggttgagagttggggttgagaatgatgtttccgcgagagagatggacaagaatttcttgaaagcaaattgaaaatgagggtttgtgaggggaaAGTGTTGGGATGGTAAGTTTAATTagggtgagagagagcagttgcaggtggttgtaaccggttatcaggggtagccggttgcgacgtttcagacgggaagggcggttgaggttgctggcctctgattggtcagcgCGTCTTTtcctctgctcacgcgccatttctcctgctgtcaccctgcaaaagctgcacaagctttaattcaaattttcgtcctctccataatttctgctatacttacctaaaaagagactaatttaaatgggcacttaaaaaaatttttgaaatagcaccagataagtaatcccttggtcaatgtgcacttcaaattaaaattaaggcccgaaaatatttttggattttttaggAATTGTCTAGCGTGCAAatattaattacgtatttacaatatttacaacttccttaggtaatttggaattcaacttggccagtatatgtaAACTATTTTCAAAGGGAAATTGGCtgcgtggaattccaaattcctatcttactgatcagtgtgaaaccgatgtaagtggctgtagtggaatttcatccactacacccacctcgctattatccctgaatattttcaacctatgcccatttactatgaaaggttcagagttagaaaaactccctgaaatttctactgccccattagatcggagtgcagttatgatgtaaggtcttgtccatttggacttgagtttccctggcataagcttcaatcttgactggaagagtagtactttctggccaacatggagctccttagtcctcagatttcgatcatgccataatttagttcgttctttgtaccacatggcggagtcgaatgactccaatctaagttcctcaaacTCCTGCAGTTGCAACTttctttcctcttcacagggtgtagcatccatattcattttctgtactgcccagtatgctcgatgctcgatcccaactggtaagtggcacatcttcccaaaaacaatccggtaaggggacatgcctatgggggtcttgtaggctgttcgatacgcccagagagcatcctctaaccttacagtccaatccttcctagaagtgttcaccgtcttctccaaaattttctttatctcgcggttagagatttctgcttgtccatttgcttgcggatggtaagggctggatagtctatggtgcacaccgtatttcttcatcaaggcttcaattgtgcgattacagaagtgtgtaccttgatcggatatgatcgccctgggtacaccgaatcggctgaagatatgactctttaagaacttggccacttccttggcttcacacgtgcttgtggccttggcttctacccatttggagacgtagtctacagcaactaggatatacagattcccataggatgaaggaaaaggccccatgaaatccgttccccatatgtcgaataactcgcaaactattacgggtacctgcggcatttcatcccgggcagatattccaccggtcagttggcaacgctcacaacttctgcaaaactcgtacgcatctttgttgagggttggccaataaaagccgctatccaaaatcttccttgtcgtcttcttggacccgaaatgtcctccgcatgctaatgaatggcagtgggttaaaacatcccgctgctcccagtcaagaatgcacctccttatcacttgatcggaccctaccctccacaaataggggtcgtcccaaaagtagtatttcgcttcactcttgatcttcattctttgggctttggtaacactcggcacttctggaagctctccagtcactaggtagttggccaggtccgcataccatggttcctgccctaccttctcttttcctttcgctgtatcattctgaccagtaagtttcaacacttcttcccaatcaatttttctgggcacaaaaatcacttcacacaaatgttcctctggaaatttatcgtgcacttcgtcaccgtttccatcttgcactattctgctcaaatggtccgccaccttgttctcgactcctcgcttatcttctacctcccagtcaaattcttgtagcaagagtacccatcggatcaagcgtggtttggattccttcttggcaatcagatacttaatcgccgcatggtcagtatacactatgactttggatcccaacaaatacggcctgaacttctcgaaggaatacaccactgccagcatctccttttcagtggtatcgtaattctgCTGGGCTTAatttaaagtcttggacgcataaaaaatttcgtacctcttcccatcgatcttctgacccagcacggctcctaccgcaaaattgttggcgtcgcacattacttcgaaaggatggttccagtcaggagcccttatgataggtgcggatatcaacttttacttgagaaggttgaaagcagccttgcattgctcatcaaagatgaattccacgtcattctgaagtaatctagtaaggggctgggcgatcttggagaaatccttgataaatcttcgataaaatccggcgtgccccagaaaaccccttattcccttctgatcagtagggaatggtaatttggatataacatctaccttggctcgatccacttggatacctctctctgagaccacgtgtcctaaaactatcccttcggcgaccataaaatggcacttttcgaagttcaaaaccaaactctttgcttgacatctctccaaaactatatccaaatggtaaaggcaagagtcgaacgagtctccgtaaaccgtgaaatcgtccatgaatatctctatgcaatcctcaatcaaatcggaaaatatgctcatcatacatcgttgaaacgtacctggagcgttgcacaggccgaaaggcatgcgacggtatgcataggttccaaacgggcaagtgaaagtggtcttgtcctggtcctcaggatctacgtaaatttggaaataaccgctgtacccatctagaaagcagaaaaacttcttcccagctaatctctccaacatttggtcgatgaacggcaggggaaaatggtccttcctggtcgcattgttcagcttacggtaatcgatgcacattcgccaacccgtgactagcctcgttggtttcagctcattcctctcattctgaactacttggatgcccgacttctttgggaccatgtggatcgggctgacccactcactatccggtactgaatagataatccctagcgacaacaacttcaagatctccttcaatatctcttctcgcatgttagggtttaccttcctttgagcatctcgatgtgccttcgctccttcctccaacctaatgtggtgcatgcagacgtcggggctaattcccactaaatctgtaagactccaaccaatcgcc
Encoded proteins:
- the LOC121779058 gene encoding titin-like gives rise to the protein MTDEEFDSILNRVNRREQDTTPMAEGLDLALGAVGNREKATSGTIPEGRPFPLVGREGEVPSKEKEPVDPQVKAGDDRVQVEEEGTASTEAKDAGTETAEPEVEAPTPVAPQVVKPIPVKRKLVVKADPKADSPKPQRVSQRCLGKWASSRAKPNTTEDPIEIASKEERATLKKAEGELVQATDQEDTGVSPVQNEPGTTTEGMAGGPNLTSESGRPAGSEKDEALLQAEEEARLLKDSAGQTRQRQRQEALETIVTRLGDENQKLITEMGRMASVMDELLNEVTSLRKEQAVAPRGHGGRVKEPRVSEEELPETKEAEKEHEEGEAEESADSGNQQAEKEEETPVMCISSQIMHQAKFTIGLLKV